Proteins encoded by one window of Brienomyrus brachyistius isolate T26 chromosome 1, BBRACH_0.4, whole genome shotgun sequence:
- the kif21a gene encoding kinesin-like protein KIF21A isoform X2, producing MSQGQDESSVRVALRIRPQLPREKIEGCHICTFVTPGEPQVILGKDKAFTYDYVFDMDTQQDPIYTDCTEKLIEGCFEGYNATIFAYGQTGSGKTYTMGTGFDVSIADEELGIIPRAVTHLFKGIEERRQAAIEQSRPVPEFKISAQFLELYNEEVLDLFDSTRDLEARKQKSNIKIHEDATGGIYTVGVTTRMVTSETEMMQCLKLGALSRTTASTQMNVQSSRSHAIFTIHLCQVRVCTPDNEMDNRMANGSSEMNEFETLTAKFHFVDLAGSERLKRTGATGDRAREGISINCGLLALGNVISALGDKSKRSTHVPYRDSKLTRLLQDSLGGNSQTVMIACISPSDRDFMETLNTLKYANRARNIKNRVMVNQDKASQQISALRTEIARLQMELMEYKTGKRIVGEDGIESINDMFHENSMLQTENNNLRVRVKAMQETIDAQRARLTQLLSDQANQALARAGEGNEEIGNMIQNYIKEIEDLRAKLLESEAVSENLRKNLSRASTRSSFYGGPGAFSPALLAPEKETSDIIEIAKKDLEKLKRRERKKKKKLQLLEESRQEEVEDDSVIKEDLPDNEQDKAADMELCERAIDDGKMEVQEGSDHEEGEEEEEEEEEEMEAEESSDESDSELDEKENFQADLANITCEIAIKQKLIDELENSQRRLHTLKQQYEQKLMMLQCKIRDTQLERDRVLHNMGSVETFTEEKAKKIKVEYEKKLSLMNKEMQKLQSAQKEHARLLKNQSQYEKQLKKLQQDVVEMKKTKVRLMKQMKEQQEKNRMTESRRNREIATLKKDQRKQEHQLRLLEAQKRQQELILRRKTEEVTALRRQVRPTSGKVNRKVSLPEPLQDPSHRAPAGRVLSGGGVMAPNGSRKYQQRLGGVYSTRMARTKWQSLERRISDIIMQKMTISNMETDMNRLLKQREELTKRREKVSKKRDKIATEGADADKTVQALNEEMESLTANIDYINDSIADCQANIMQMEEAKEEGDTVDVTAVISSCTLSEARYLLDHFLSMAVNKGLQAAQKESQIKVMEGRLKQTEINSATQNQLLFHMLKEKAEFNPELDALLGNALQELGNIPAENGEESSSDESAQSPAAEGSSLASDLMKLCGESRQRSKARRRTTTQMELLYANSTDPSSDVSAGEFSSPLLPLAETQEGGGDPEGTGVSHRDRDFLGPAAGLSLKLGSISSARPLPGAERRLPEPSPLTRRKMYEKAQMAVDKVKGKEMKHPDSGTPEANASLPSPPGRFQQNVFNRLTLPLESADPPLNKGVINPVPSSKSGRAATLQCVHVAEGHSKAVLCVDCTDDLLFTGSKDRTCKVWNLVTGQEIMSLGAHPNNVVSVKYCSSLVFTVSTSYVKVWDIRDSAKCIRTLTSSGQVNTGDACAANTNRTVTIPAGENQINQIALNPTGTLLYAAAGNSVRMWDLRKFVSLGKLTGHLGPVMCLTVDQTGKGQDLVITGSKDHYIKMFDVSEGTQGSVSPTHNFEPPHYDGIESLTVQADELFSGSRDNGIKKWDLSRKDLLQQVPNAHRDWVCALGLVPGCPALLSGCRGGVLKLWHSDTLAPLGEIRGHESPINGISTNSTHLFTASDDRTVKIWRGRGSIDGMADALDVLEDGASN from the exons ATGTCGCAGGGGCAGGATGAGAGCTCCGTGCGGGTGGCTCTGAG gatCCGGCCTCAGCTGCCCCGGGAGAAGATCGAGGGATGCCACATCTGTACGTTCGTGACGCCGGGCGAGCCGCAGGTCATCCTGGGCAAGGACAAGGCGTTCACGTACGACTATGTGTTCGACATGGACACACAGCAGGACCCCATCTATACCGACTGCACAGAGAAGCTGATCGAGGGCTGTTTCGAGGGCTACAACGCTACCATCTTCGCCTACGGACAG ACGGGCTCGGGGAAAACCTACACTATGGGCACGGGGTTTGACGTGAGCATCGCCGATGAGGAGCTGGGCATCATCCCACGTGCTGTGACGCACCTCTTCAAGGGCATCGAGGAGCGGCGCCAGGCAGCGATCGAGCAGAGCCGCCCCGTTCCCGAGTTCAAGATCAGCGCCCAGTTTCTGGAG CTATACAATGAGGAGGTGCTGGACCTCTTTGACTCCACACGCGACCTTGAGGCCAGGAAGCAGAAATCCAACATTAAGATTCACGAGGACGCGACTGGAGGAATATACACAGTTGGGGTGACCACTCGAATGGTCACCTCGGAGACCGAG ATGATGCAGTGCCTGAAGCTTGGTGCCCTCTCCCGCACTACGGCCAGTACGCAGATGAATGTCCAGAGTTCCCGCTCCCATGCCATCTTCACTATCCACCTGTGCCAAGTGCGCGTCTGCACCCCGGACAAT GAGATGGACAACAGGATGGCCAACGGTTCCTCTGAGATGAACGAGTTTGAGACACTGACAGCAAAGTTTCACTTTGTGGATCTGGCTGGTTCCGAGAGACTGAAGAGAACCGGAGCGACAGGGGACCGGGCCAGGGAGGGCATCTCCATCAACTGCGGGCTG CTGGCTCTGGGCAATGTCATCAGCGCTCTTGGGGACAAAAGCAAGCGATCGACGCACGTGCCTTACCGTGACTCCAAGCTGACACGCCTCCTTCAGGACTCCCTGGGAGGGAACAG CCAAACAGTGATGATCGCATGCATCAGCCCCTCGGACCGCGACTTCATGGAGACCCTGAACACGCTGAAATACGCCAACCGGGCCCGCAACATCAAGAACCGCGTCATGGTGAACCAGGACAAGGCCAGTCAGCAGATCAGCGCCCTGCGGACCGAGATCGCCCGTCTGCAGATGGAGCTCATGGAGTACAAGACG GGCAAGCGCATCGTGGGTGAGGATGGCATCGAGAGCATCAATGACATGTTCCACGAGAACTCCATGCTGCAGACCGAGAACAATAATCTGCGCGTGCGAGTCAAGGCCATGCAGGAGACCATCGATGCACAGAGGGCCCGTCTGACGCAGCTGCTCAGCGACCAGGCCAATCAGGCGCTGGCCAGGGCAG GGGAAGGGAATGAGGAGATTGGCAACATGATACAGAACTACATCAAGGAAATCGAAGACCTCAG GGCCAAGTTGCTGGAGAGCGAGGCGGTGAGCGAGAACCTGAGGAAGAACCTGTCTCGCGCCTCCACGCGCTCCTCCTTCTACGGCGGCCCCGGCGCCTTCTCTCCCGCCCTCCTGGCCCCTGAGAAGGAGACATCTGACATCATCGAAATCGCCAAGAAGGACCTGGAGAAACTGAAGAGGAGGGAgcgcaagaagaagaagaa gCTCCAACTGCTGGAGGAGAGTCGGCAGGAGGAGGTTGAGGATGACAG TGTGATCAAGGAGGACCTTCCTGACAATGAGCAGGACAAGGCAGCAGACATGGAGCTGTGTGAACGAGCCATCGATGATGGCAAAATG gaggttcaggagggaagtgaccacgaagagggggaggaggaggaggaagaggaagaggaggaaatgGAAGCAGAGGAGAGCTCTGATGAGTCTGACTCTGAGCTGGATGAGAAAG AGAACTTCCAGGCAGACCTGGCCAACATCACATGTGAGATCGCCATCAAGCAGAAGCTGATCGACGAACTGGAGAACAGCCAACGGAGGCTGCACACGCTCAAGCAGCAGTACGAGCAGAAACTGATGATGCTGCAGTGCAAGATCCGGGATACTCAGCTGGAGAGGGACCGCGTGCTGCACAACATGG GTTCGGTGGAGACCTTCACCGAGGAGAAGGCCAAGAAGATCAAGGTCGAGTACGAGAAGAAGCTGAGCCTGATGAACAAGGAGATGCAGAAGCTGCAGTCGGCCCAGAAGGAGCACGCCAGGCTACTGAAGAACCAGTCACAGTATGAGAAGCAGCTGAAGAAGCTGCAGCAGGACGTGGTGGAGATGAAGAAGACGAAG GTTCGCCTCATGAAGCAGATGAAGGAGCAGCAGGAGAAGAACCGCATGACCGAGTCAAGACGGAACCGTGAGATTGCTACCCTGAAAAAGGACCAACGCAAGCAGGAG CATCAGCTCAGGCTTCTGGAGGCTCAGAAGCGACAGCAGGAGCTGATCCTGCGCAGGAAGACCGAGGAG GTCACTGCCTTGCGGCGTCAGGTGAGGCCAACGTCGGGGAAGGTGAACCGCAAGGTGAGCTTACCGGAACCACTCCAGGACCCCTCCCACCGGGCCCCCGCAGGCCGCGTGCTCTCAGGTGGCGGTGTGATGGCCCCCAACGGATCCAG GAAGTACCAGCAACGCCTGGGTGGTGTGTACTCCACCAGGATGGCCCGGACCAAGTGGCAGTCCCTGGAACGTCGTATCTCTGACATCATCATGCAGAAGATGACCATCTCCAACATGGAAACTGACATGAACCGACTTCTCAAG CAACGTGAAGAACTGACGAAACGGAGGGAGAAGGTTTCCAAGAAGAGAGACAAAATCGCCACCGAGGGGGCGGACGCGGACAAGACGGTGCAGGCCCTGAACGAGGAGATGGAGTCCCTGACAGCCAACATCGACTACATCAATGACAGCATTGCTGACTGCCAAGCCAACATCATGCAGATGGAGGAGGCGAAG GAGGAGGGTGACACCGTGGACGTGACGGCCGTGATCAGCTCCTGCACCCTCTCGGAGGCCCGCTATCTGCTAGACCACTTCCTGTCAATGGCCGTCAACAAG GGACTGCAGGCGGCCCAGAAGGAGTCGCAGATCAAAGTGATGGAGGGCCGCCTCAAACAGACGGAGATCAACAGTGCCACTCAGAACCAGCTGCTGTTCCACATGCTGAAGGAGAAGGCGGAGTTTAACCCCGAGCTGGATGCCCTGCTTGGCAACGCCCTGCAAG AGTTGGGTAACATACCAGCAG AGAACGGAGAAGAGAGCAGCAGCGACGagtctgcacagagccctgcgGCCGAAGGGAG CTCCCTGGCTTCCGACCTCATGAAACTCTGCGGGGAGAGCAGACAGAGGAGTAAG GCTCGCAGAAGGACCACCACCCAGATGGAGCTGCTCTATGCCAACAGCACCGACCCCTCATCTGATGTATCTGCTGGCGAattctcctcccccctccttccATTGGCTGAGACCCAGGAAGGGGGCGGGGACCCGGAGGGCACTGGGGTGTCCCATAGGGATAGGGACTTCCTGGGTCCTGCTGCAGGCTTGTCCTTAAAGCTGGGTAGCAT CTCCAGTGCACGGCCTCTCCCGGGGGCTGAGAGGAGACTGCCCGAGCCCTCCCCTCTCACCAGGAGGAAGATGTATGAGAAGGCCCAAATGGCAGTCGACAAGGTCAAGGGCAAGGAGATGAAACA CCCCGACTCAGGGACCCCCGAGGCCAACGcgtccctcccctcccctccgggCCGCTTCCAGCAGAACGTTTTTAACCGCCTAACGCTTCCTCTCGAGAGTGCAGATCCTCCACTCAATAA AGGCGTGATCAACCCAGTGCCGTCGTCCAAAAGCGGCCGGGCAGCAACGCTGCAGTGTGTCCACGTGGCCGAGGGACACAGCAAGGCCGTGCTCTGCGTCGACTGCACCGACGACCTGCTCTTCACTGGCTCCAAGG ACCGCACCTGTAAAGTGTGGAACCTGGTGACTGGGCAGGAGATCATGTCCCTAGGAGCTCACCCCAACAACGTGGTGTCTGTGAAGTACTGTTCCAGCCTGGTCTTCACTGTCTCTACCTCATACGTCAAGGTCTGGGACATTCGGGATTCGGCCAAGTGCATCCGGACACTGAC GTCTTCCGGTCAGGTGAACACCGGCGATGCCTGTGCAGCCAACACTAACCGCACCGTCACCATCCCAGCGGGGGAGAACCAGATCAACCAGATTGCCCTGAACCCCACGGGCACCCTCCTGTACGCAGCGGCAGGGAACTCCGTCCGCATGTGGGACCTGAGGAA GTTCGTGTCTTTAGGGAAGCTCACTGGACATCTTGGCCCAGTTATGTGTCTTACAGTGGACCAGACAGGCAAAGGTCAGGATCTGGTCATCACTGGTTCTAAGGACCATTACATTAAG ATGTTTGACGTGTCGGAGGGCACCCAGGGCAGTGTGAGCCCCACACACAACTTTGAGCCCCCCCACTACGACGGCATCGAGTCGCTGACCGTGCAGGCGGACGAGCTGTTCAGCGGCTCCCGGGACAACGGGATCAAGAAGTGGGATCTGTCCCGCAAAGACTTGCTGCAG CAAGTGCCAAACGCCCACCGCGACTGGGTGTGCGCGCTGGGGCTGGTGCCCGGTTGCCCCGCCCTGCTGAGCGGCTGCAGAGGAGGGGTATTGAAGCTTTGGCACTCGGACACGCTGGCGCCCCTGGGAGAGATCCGAGGGCACGAGAGCCCCATTAATGGCATCTCCACCAACAGCACCCACCTCTTCACTGCCTCCGA TGACCGGACGGTGAAGATCTGGCGCGGGAGAGGGTCCATCGACGGCATGGCGGATGCACTCGATGTCCTGGAAGACGGCGCCAGTAACTGA
- the kif21a gene encoding kinesin-like protein KIF21A isoform X1, with product MSQGQDESSVRVALRIRPQLPREKIEGCHICTFVTPGEPQVILGKDKAFTYDYVFDMDTQQDPIYTDCTEKLIEGCFEGYNATIFAYGQTGSGKTYTMGTGFDVSIADEELGIIPRAVTHLFKGIEERRQAAIEQSRPVPEFKISAQFLELYNEEVLDLFDSTRDLEARKQKSNIKIHEDATGGIYTVGVTTRMVTSETEMMQCLKLGALSRTTASTQMNVQSSRSHAIFTIHLCQVRVCTPDNQEMDNRMANGSSEMNEFETLTAKFHFVDLAGSERLKRTGATGDRAREGISINCGLLALGNVISALGDKSKRSTHVPYRDSKLTRLLQDSLGGNSQTVMIACISPSDRDFMETLNTLKYANRARNIKNRVMVNQDKASQQISALRTEIARLQMELMEYKTGKRIVGEDGIESINDMFHENSMLQTENNNLRVRVKAMQETIDAQRARLTQLLSDQANQALARAGEGNEEIGNMIQNYIKEIEDLRAKLLESEAVSENLRKNLSRASTRSSFYGGPGAFSPALLAPEKETSDIIEIAKKDLEKLKRRERKKKKKLQLLEESRQEEVEDDSVIKEDLPDNEQDKAADMELCERAIDDGKMEVQEGSDHEEGEEEEEEEEEEMEAEESSDESDSELDEKENFQADLANITCEIAIKQKLIDELENSQRRLHTLKQQYEQKLMMLQCKIRDTQLERDRVLHNMGSVETFTEEKAKKIKVEYEKKLSLMNKEMQKLQSAQKEHARLLKNQSQYEKQLKKLQQDVVEMKKTKVRLMKQMKEQQEKNRMTESRRNREIATLKKDQRKQEHQLRLLEAQKRQQELILRRKTEEVTALRRQVRPTSGKVNRKVSLPEPLQDPSHRAPAGRVLSGGGVMAPNGSRKYQQRLGGVYSTRMARTKWQSLERRISDIIMQKMTISNMETDMNRLLKQREELTKRREKVSKKRDKIATEGADADKTVQALNEEMESLTANIDYINDSIADCQANIMQMEEAKEEGDTVDVTAVISSCTLSEARYLLDHFLSMAVNKGLQAAQKESQIKVMEGRLKQTEINSATQNQLLFHMLKEKAEFNPELDALLGNALQELGNIPAENGEESSSDESAQSPAAEGSSLASDLMKLCGESRQRSKARRRTTTQMELLYANSTDPSSDVSAGEFSSPLLPLAETQEGGGDPEGTGVSHRDRDFLGPAAGLSLKLGSISSARPLPGAERRLPEPSPLTRRKMYEKAQMAVDKVKGKEMKHPDSGTPEANASLPSPPGRFQQNVFNRLTLPLESADPPLNKGVINPVPSSKSGRAATLQCVHVAEGHSKAVLCVDCTDDLLFTGSKDRTCKVWNLVTGQEIMSLGAHPNNVVSVKYCSSLVFTVSTSYVKVWDIRDSAKCIRTLTSSGQVNTGDACAANTNRTVTIPAGENQINQIALNPTGTLLYAAAGNSVRMWDLRKFVSLGKLTGHLGPVMCLTVDQTGKGQDLVITGSKDHYIKMFDVSEGTQGSVSPTHNFEPPHYDGIESLTVQADELFSGSRDNGIKKWDLSRKDLLQQVPNAHRDWVCALGLVPGCPALLSGCRGGVLKLWHSDTLAPLGEIRGHESPINGISTNSTHLFTASDDRTVKIWRGRGSIDGMADALDVLEDGASN from the exons ATGTCGCAGGGGCAGGATGAGAGCTCCGTGCGGGTGGCTCTGAG gatCCGGCCTCAGCTGCCCCGGGAGAAGATCGAGGGATGCCACATCTGTACGTTCGTGACGCCGGGCGAGCCGCAGGTCATCCTGGGCAAGGACAAGGCGTTCACGTACGACTATGTGTTCGACATGGACACACAGCAGGACCCCATCTATACCGACTGCACAGAGAAGCTGATCGAGGGCTGTTTCGAGGGCTACAACGCTACCATCTTCGCCTACGGACAG ACGGGCTCGGGGAAAACCTACACTATGGGCACGGGGTTTGACGTGAGCATCGCCGATGAGGAGCTGGGCATCATCCCACGTGCTGTGACGCACCTCTTCAAGGGCATCGAGGAGCGGCGCCAGGCAGCGATCGAGCAGAGCCGCCCCGTTCCCGAGTTCAAGATCAGCGCCCAGTTTCTGGAG CTATACAATGAGGAGGTGCTGGACCTCTTTGACTCCACACGCGACCTTGAGGCCAGGAAGCAGAAATCCAACATTAAGATTCACGAGGACGCGACTGGAGGAATATACACAGTTGGGGTGACCACTCGAATGGTCACCTCGGAGACCGAG ATGATGCAGTGCCTGAAGCTTGGTGCCCTCTCCCGCACTACGGCCAGTACGCAGATGAATGTCCAGAGTTCCCGCTCCCATGCCATCTTCACTATCCACCTGTGCCAAGTGCGCGTCTGCACCCCGGACAAT CAGGAGATGGACAACAGGATGGCCAACGGTTCCTCTGAGATGAACGAGTTTGAGACACTGACAGCAAAGTTTCACTTTGTGGATCTGGCTGGTTCCGAGAGACTGAAGAGAACCGGAGCGACAGGGGACCGGGCCAGGGAGGGCATCTCCATCAACTGCGGGCTG CTGGCTCTGGGCAATGTCATCAGCGCTCTTGGGGACAAAAGCAAGCGATCGACGCACGTGCCTTACCGTGACTCCAAGCTGACACGCCTCCTTCAGGACTCCCTGGGAGGGAACAG CCAAACAGTGATGATCGCATGCATCAGCCCCTCGGACCGCGACTTCATGGAGACCCTGAACACGCTGAAATACGCCAACCGGGCCCGCAACATCAAGAACCGCGTCATGGTGAACCAGGACAAGGCCAGTCAGCAGATCAGCGCCCTGCGGACCGAGATCGCCCGTCTGCAGATGGAGCTCATGGAGTACAAGACG GGCAAGCGCATCGTGGGTGAGGATGGCATCGAGAGCATCAATGACATGTTCCACGAGAACTCCATGCTGCAGACCGAGAACAATAATCTGCGCGTGCGAGTCAAGGCCATGCAGGAGACCATCGATGCACAGAGGGCCCGTCTGACGCAGCTGCTCAGCGACCAGGCCAATCAGGCGCTGGCCAGGGCAG GGGAAGGGAATGAGGAGATTGGCAACATGATACAGAACTACATCAAGGAAATCGAAGACCTCAG GGCCAAGTTGCTGGAGAGCGAGGCGGTGAGCGAGAACCTGAGGAAGAACCTGTCTCGCGCCTCCACGCGCTCCTCCTTCTACGGCGGCCCCGGCGCCTTCTCTCCCGCCCTCCTGGCCCCTGAGAAGGAGACATCTGACATCATCGAAATCGCCAAGAAGGACCTGGAGAAACTGAAGAGGAGGGAgcgcaagaagaagaagaa gCTCCAACTGCTGGAGGAGAGTCGGCAGGAGGAGGTTGAGGATGACAG TGTGATCAAGGAGGACCTTCCTGACAATGAGCAGGACAAGGCAGCAGACATGGAGCTGTGTGAACGAGCCATCGATGATGGCAAAATG gaggttcaggagggaagtgaccacgaagagggggaggaggaggaggaagaggaagaggaggaaatgGAAGCAGAGGAGAGCTCTGATGAGTCTGACTCTGAGCTGGATGAGAAAG AGAACTTCCAGGCAGACCTGGCCAACATCACATGTGAGATCGCCATCAAGCAGAAGCTGATCGACGAACTGGAGAACAGCCAACGGAGGCTGCACACGCTCAAGCAGCAGTACGAGCAGAAACTGATGATGCTGCAGTGCAAGATCCGGGATACTCAGCTGGAGAGGGACCGCGTGCTGCACAACATGG GTTCGGTGGAGACCTTCACCGAGGAGAAGGCCAAGAAGATCAAGGTCGAGTACGAGAAGAAGCTGAGCCTGATGAACAAGGAGATGCAGAAGCTGCAGTCGGCCCAGAAGGAGCACGCCAGGCTACTGAAGAACCAGTCACAGTATGAGAAGCAGCTGAAGAAGCTGCAGCAGGACGTGGTGGAGATGAAGAAGACGAAG GTTCGCCTCATGAAGCAGATGAAGGAGCAGCAGGAGAAGAACCGCATGACCGAGTCAAGACGGAACCGTGAGATTGCTACCCTGAAAAAGGACCAACGCAAGCAGGAG CATCAGCTCAGGCTTCTGGAGGCTCAGAAGCGACAGCAGGAGCTGATCCTGCGCAGGAAGACCGAGGAG GTCACTGCCTTGCGGCGTCAGGTGAGGCCAACGTCGGGGAAGGTGAACCGCAAGGTGAGCTTACCGGAACCACTCCAGGACCCCTCCCACCGGGCCCCCGCAGGCCGCGTGCTCTCAGGTGGCGGTGTGATGGCCCCCAACGGATCCAG GAAGTACCAGCAACGCCTGGGTGGTGTGTACTCCACCAGGATGGCCCGGACCAAGTGGCAGTCCCTGGAACGTCGTATCTCTGACATCATCATGCAGAAGATGACCATCTCCAACATGGAAACTGACATGAACCGACTTCTCAAG CAACGTGAAGAACTGACGAAACGGAGGGAGAAGGTTTCCAAGAAGAGAGACAAAATCGCCACCGAGGGGGCGGACGCGGACAAGACGGTGCAGGCCCTGAACGAGGAGATGGAGTCCCTGACAGCCAACATCGACTACATCAATGACAGCATTGCTGACTGCCAAGCCAACATCATGCAGATGGAGGAGGCGAAG GAGGAGGGTGACACCGTGGACGTGACGGCCGTGATCAGCTCCTGCACCCTCTCGGAGGCCCGCTATCTGCTAGACCACTTCCTGTCAATGGCCGTCAACAAG GGACTGCAGGCGGCCCAGAAGGAGTCGCAGATCAAAGTGATGGAGGGCCGCCTCAAACAGACGGAGATCAACAGTGCCACTCAGAACCAGCTGCTGTTCCACATGCTGAAGGAGAAGGCGGAGTTTAACCCCGAGCTGGATGCCCTGCTTGGCAACGCCCTGCAAG AGTTGGGTAACATACCAGCAG AGAACGGAGAAGAGAGCAGCAGCGACGagtctgcacagagccctgcgGCCGAAGGGAG CTCCCTGGCTTCCGACCTCATGAAACTCTGCGGGGAGAGCAGACAGAGGAGTAAG GCTCGCAGAAGGACCACCACCCAGATGGAGCTGCTCTATGCCAACAGCACCGACCCCTCATCTGATGTATCTGCTGGCGAattctcctcccccctccttccATTGGCTGAGACCCAGGAAGGGGGCGGGGACCCGGAGGGCACTGGGGTGTCCCATAGGGATAGGGACTTCCTGGGTCCTGCTGCAGGCTTGTCCTTAAAGCTGGGTAGCAT CTCCAGTGCACGGCCTCTCCCGGGGGCTGAGAGGAGACTGCCCGAGCCCTCCCCTCTCACCAGGAGGAAGATGTATGAGAAGGCCCAAATGGCAGTCGACAAGGTCAAGGGCAAGGAGATGAAACA CCCCGACTCAGGGACCCCCGAGGCCAACGcgtccctcccctcccctccgggCCGCTTCCAGCAGAACGTTTTTAACCGCCTAACGCTTCCTCTCGAGAGTGCAGATCCTCCACTCAATAA AGGCGTGATCAACCCAGTGCCGTCGTCCAAAAGCGGCCGGGCAGCAACGCTGCAGTGTGTCCACGTGGCCGAGGGACACAGCAAGGCCGTGCTCTGCGTCGACTGCACCGACGACCTGCTCTTCACTGGCTCCAAGG ACCGCACCTGTAAAGTGTGGAACCTGGTGACTGGGCAGGAGATCATGTCCCTAGGAGCTCACCCCAACAACGTGGTGTCTGTGAAGTACTGTTCCAGCCTGGTCTTCACTGTCTCTACCTCATACGTCAAGGTCTGGGACATTCGGGATTCGGCCAAGTGCATCCGGACACTGAC GTCTTCCGGTCAGGTGAACACCGGCGATGCCTGTGCAGCCAACACTAACCGCACCGTCACCATCCCAGCGGGGGAGAACCAGATCAACCAGATTGCCCTGAACCCCACGGGCACCCTCCTGTACGCAGCGGCAGGGAACTCCGTCCGCATGTGGGACCTGAGGAA GTTCGTGTCTTTAGGGAAGCTCACTGGACATCTTGGCCCAGTTATGTGTCTTACAGTGGACCAGACAGGCAAAGGTCAGGATCTGGTCATCACTGGTTCTAAGGACCATTACATTAAG ATGTTTGACGTGTCGGAGGGCACCCAGGGCAGTGTGAGCCCCACACACAACTTTGAGCCCCCCCACTACGACGGCATCGAGTCGCTGACCGTGCAGGCGGACGAGCTGTTCAGCGGCTCCCGGGACAACGGGATCAAGAAGTGGGATCTGTCCCGCAAAGACTTGCTGCAG CAAGTGCCAAACGCCCACCGCGACTGGGTGTGCGCGCTGGGGCTGGTGCCCGGTTGCCCCGCCCTGCTGAGCGGCTGCAGAGGAGGGGTATTGAAGCTTTGGCACTCGGACACGCTGGCGCCCCTGGGAGAGATCCGAGGGCACGAGAGCCCCATTAATGGCATCTCCACCAACAGCACCCACCTCTTCACTGCCTCCGA TGACCGGACGGTGAAGATCTGGCGCGGGAGAGGGTCCATCGACGGCATGGCGGATGCACTCGATGTCCTGGAAGACGGCGCCAGTAACTGA